A genomic segment from Myxococcales bacterium encodes:
- a CDS encoding redoxin domain-containing protein yields the protein MKRALVIFMAPLVMSLAGCGAGNTVAIAPNAPLVAAEGDTSLERLHHARYTVLVFFTAHCPVQKAHDARMRELADAFRAQGVAFVGVASEVGADAPSVNEAARTRGLPFPVVVDRGARLADALGVEYSTHVVVLGEPSKAAANAEARRSVLYSGAIDSDGAFLTTSAKHYLKDALSALVSGTTVSTKRTEALGCPLRKR from the coding sequence ATGAAACGCGCACTCGTTATCTTCATGGCCCCGCTCGTGATGAGCCTCGCGGGGTGCGGCGCCGGGAACACGGTCGCTATCGCCCCCAACGCACCGCTTGTGGCCGCCGAGGGCGACACCTCGCTCGAAAGGCTGCATCATGCACGCTACACAGTGCTCGTCTTCTTCACCGCGCACTGCCCCGTGCAAAAGGCGCACGATGCGCGCATGCGGGAGCTCGCCGACGCTTTTCGCGCCCAAGGCGTGGCCTTCGTGGGCGTCGCGTCGGAGGTCGGTGCCGACGCACCGTCGGTCAACGAGGCGGCGCGGACCCGTGGCCTTCCCTTCCCCGTGGTCGTCGACCGCGGGGCGCGCCTCGCCGACGCCCTCGGGGTCGAGTACTCGACGCACGTGGTGGTCCTCGGCGAGCCTTCCAAGGCGGCCGCCAACGCCGAGGCACGGCGTTCGGTCCTCTACTCGGGCGCCATCGACTCCGACGGCGCGTTCCTCACGACGTCGGCGAAGCACTACCTGAAAGATGCGCTCTCGGCGCTCGTGAGCGGGACCACGGTATCGACGAAGCGCACGGAGGCCCTCGGCTGTCCGCTTCGGAAGCGGTGA
- a CDS encoding HAMP domain-containing histidine kinase: MSETVERPAAPSEPALVPWRWLVSLRWAAVFGQLLAVAFAKVEAPDAVSLAGPLALVGLMAASNVALAGHFLRQETVQRGDRVLAGALLVDVALLASILALTGGPANPMSTLLMVHVTLAAVVLGARLAWLLAVVAVCAFGALFLVAPCHVRHGPMHLQGMWLAFAAAATTIVFFVTRLAAELRLREARILELNDKKARSDKLVSLSTLAAGAAHELATPLGTIAIAAKELERCLATTPGALRHELVDDTRLIRREVDRCRKILDQLHARAGESTGEVESVLALSQLGRDLVDSLAPEERRRVVVDAEDADARLPRVAVLQALRTLVRNGLEASHTEVSVSLSLRPGILRCAIEDRGEGMTAEVLARAGEPFFTTKDAGRGMGLGLFLARAVAERLGGALRLQSSPGVGTVALLSLPRGDL; the protein is encoded by the coding sequence ATGAGCGAGACCGTTGAGAGACCCGCTGCTCCTTCCGAGCCGGCCCTCGTGCCGTGGCGTTGGCTCGTAAGCCTCCGCTGGGCCGCGGTCTTCGGCCAGCTCCTCGCTGTGGCCTTCGCAAAGGTAGAGGCGCCGGACGCCGTCAGCTTGGCAGGTCCCCTGGCTCTCGTGGGCCTCATGGCCGCCAGCAACGTCGCGCTCGCGGGCCACTTCTTGCGCCAAGAGACCGTGCAGCGGGGCGATCGGGTGCTCGCCGGTGCGCTCTTGGTCGACGTCGCGCTGTTGGCGTCCATCCTTGCGCTGACGGGCGGGCCAGCGAATCCCATGAGCACACTACTCATGGTGCACGTCACGTTGGCTGCCGTGGTGCTTGGGGCGCGCCTCGCCTGGTTGCTCGCGGTGGTCGCCGTTTGTGCCTTCGGAGCGCTCTTCCTTGTCGCTCCCTGCCACGTGCGACACGGCCCTATGCACCTGCAAGGCATGTGGCTCGCCTTCGCGGCCGCCGCGACGACCATCGTGTTCTTCGTGACCCGCCTCGCCGCCGAGCTTCGCCTCCGCGAGGCTCGAATCCTCGAGCTGAACGACAAGAAGGCACGAAGCGACAAGCTCGTCTCTCTCTCTACGCTGGCGGCCGGCGCAGCCCACGAGCTCGCCACCCCGCTCGGCACCATTGCCATTGCGGCGAAGGAGCTTGAGCGATGCCTCGCAACGACGCCGGGCGCCCTCCGTCACGAACTCGTCGACGACACGCGCTTGATTCGTCGAGAGGTAGACCGCTGTCGGAAGATCCTCGATCAGCTTCATGCGCGCGCTGGTGAATCGACGGGCGAGGTCGAGTCGGTCCTCGCGCTCTCGCAGCTCGGACGCGACCTCGTCGATTCGTTGGCGCCAGAGGAGCGGAGGCGCGTCGTGGTCGACGCGGAAGACGCCGACGCGCGCCTTCCGAGGGTCGCCGTGCTTCAAGCTCTGCGCACGCTCGTGCGCAACGGTCTCGAGGCCAGCCACACCGAGGTCAGCGTTTCGCTGTCACTCCGCCCCGGCATCCTGCGGTGCGCCATCGAAGATCGCGGCGAAGGTATGACCGCGGAGGTTTTGGCCCGCGCCGGTGAGCCCTTCTTCACGACGAAAGACGCAGGGCGCGGCATGGGCCTCGGTCTGTTCCTGGCACGCGCGGTTGCCGAGCGTCTCGGTGGGGCGCTTCGCCTTCAGTCTTCGCCTGGGGTTGGCACCGTCGCCTTGTTGTCGCTACCTCGGGGCGACTTGTGA
- a CDS encoding response regulator, which produces MRAFRARGFDVRGARNAAEAQLSAERDSPELAVVDLRMPDASGLDVVLTLRAVDPSTKVVVLTGYGSIATALEAVRRGACHYLTKPVDVDDLLAAFSRDGADVAVDLASEPPTLARVEWEHINRVLMESDGNVSKAARVLGLHRRSLQRKLNKHPVKR; this is translated from the coding sequence ATGCGCGCCTTCCGGGCCCGCGGCTTTGACGTCCGCGGCGCGCGCAACGCCGCAGAAGCGCAGCTCTCCGCGGAGCGGGACAGCCCCGAACTCGCCGTGGTCGACCTCCGCATGCCCGATGCTTCAGGCCTCGATGTTGTTCTCACCCTCCGCGCCGTCGACCCGAGCACGAAGGTCGTTGTCCTAACAGGGTACGGGAGCATCGCAACGGCCCTCGAAGCGGTGCGCCGCGGTGCGTGCCACTACCTGACCAAGCCCGTCGATGTAGACGATCTGCTCGCGGCCTTTTCGCGCGACGGCGCCGATGTGGCCGTTGATCTCGCCTCCGAGCCGCCGACCCTCGCTCGTGTCGAGTGGGAGCACATCAACCGGGTCCTCATGGAGAGCGACGGCAACGTCTCGAAGGCCGCGCGCGTCTTGGGCCTTCACCGCCGGTCGCTGCAGCGAAAGCTGAACAAGCATCCCGTCAAACGGTAG
- a CDS encoding tetratricopeptide repeat protein: MAACPKCTRPVPDGRPACMYCGTRLSALVPCRQCGRPLQPGAPRCALCGTQQRATSEFRRPTASEIAIARVELFHNAEKAREKGHFRDAAQMLEEVVTVDPHHGRAWLALARTYASAAQPSLGVQALARCLSVMPDFDEARALKATLEASAARRTGSMPAARPSLTSVPDASPDEMLRRASTFIEKGRHAEALAIFDVFLTQTSGLSSHPSAAPLHVSRGVCLKVLGRLEDALAAQDAALRCDDKYALAWANRGDVLDDLGRAGEALAAFDKAVELDAANAKTWVDRGTVLRKLGRAEEALASYDRALAIDARDSLAWNNKGNALLGLQRYPDAAYAYDRALAVDPRNTNARNSLEWMKGKGLLTGAKPAAIGNDPSPARLDYTTFAESFAAGFGAQTHVHLDFSPASVMALDLLLDLSVPVPVGAGDEWAPDEPTRNLIVGVGAYLGEVFRRVTGGTWVDRCNDNPAPYSTGVVAPGNESVLVLPFMRAFKRIKYGDERLSAYLDDLRRQVKSEPEVTEAQAWAEQGARVAENRLFDEAIEFFDRALELMPRQPLALLMKGRTQLALGHDGRPALQAFLSHAPATMAAEIELARAAADGYKGGPKPPAGRAVAPGAMLGGSGAADLFPITVVASMIPEGRLLVAGWYLDVPLAFARKWGVATHAQKALSVSGLTHSGDAYVGRFEADATVMGDAHLGADDVRLWASLLESGRIASLTFVGNRPWSEAVEARVRETNRALDSRAVPLAGRITLRTLEVA, translated from the coding sequence GTGGCCGCCTGTCCCAAGTGCACACGGCCGGTGCCTGATGGTCGCCCCGCGTGCATGTATTGCGGCACGCGGCTCTCGGCCCTTGTCCCGTGCCGCCAGTGCGGACGCCCCCTTCAGCCGGGCGCCCCACGCTGCGCCCTTTGCGGCACGCAGCAGCGGGCCACCTCTGAGTTTCGACGACCGACGGCGTCGGAGATCGCCATCGCGCGCGTCGAACTCTTTCACAACGCGGAGAAGGCGCGCGAAAAGGGTCACTTTCGCGATGCGGCGCAGATGCTTGAGGAGGTCGTCACCGTCGACCCGCACCATGGTCGCGCATGGCTCGCGCTCGCCCGCACCTACGCGAGCGCGGCGCAGCCGAGCCTGGGCGTACAGGCGCTGGCGCGCTGCCTGTCGGTGATGCCCGACTTCGACGAGGCGCGCGCCCTGAAGGCCACGCTGGAGGCGAGCGCGGCCCGGCGCACCGGCAGCATGCCCGCAGCCCGGCCGAGCTTGACGTCGGTCCCCGACGCGAGCCCTGACGAGATGTTGCGGCGCGCGAGCACCTTCATCGAGAAGGGCAGACACGCCGAGGCCTTGGCGATCTTCGACGTCTTTCTCACGCAGACCTCGGGCCTGTCGAGTCACCCTTCCGCGGCGCCGCTGCACGTGAGCCGCGGCGTTTGCCTCAAGGTGCTGGGGCGCCTCGAGGACGCGCTGGCGGCCCAAGACGCGGCGCTGCGCTGCGACGACAAGTACGCGCTCGCGTGGGCGAACCGGGGTGACGTCCTCGATGACCTCGGTCGCGCCGGTGAGGCGCTGGCCGCCTTCGACAAGGCGGTCGAGCTCGACGCGGCGAACGCCAAGACGTGGGTGGATCGAGGGACCGTGCTACGGAAGCTCGGGCGCGCCGAAGAGGCCCTCGCGTCCTACGATCGCGCCCTCGCCATCGACGCGCGCGATTCGCTGGCGTGGAACAACAAGGGCAACGCCCTCTTGGGCCTCCAGCGCTACCCCGACGCGGCTTACGCCTACGATCGCGCCCTCGCCGTCGATCCTCGGAACACAAACGCGCGCAACTCGCTCGAGTGGATGAAGGGCAAGGGCCTTCTGACCGGTGCGAAGCCCGCGGCAATCGGCAACGACCCTTCGCCCGCGCGCCTCGACTACACGACCTTTGCCGAGAGCTTCGCCGCGGGCTTCGGTGCGCAGACCCATGTTCATCTCGACTTCTCGCCCGCCAGCGTCATGGCGCTCGATCTGCTCCTCGACCTTTCGGTCCCGGTGCCCGTTGGCGCCGGCGACGAGTGGGCGCCCGATGAGCCGACGAGAAATCTCATCGTCGGCGTGGGCGCCTACCTGGGCGAGGTCTTTCGACGTGTAACCGGCGGAACGTGGGTCGACCGCTGCAACGACAACCCGGCGCCCTACTCGACCGGCGTGGTCGCTCCGGGCAACGAGAGCGTCCTCGTCTTGCCCTTCATGCGCGCGTTCAAGCGGATCAAATACGGTGATGAACGCCTGAGCGCGTACCTCGACGACCTGCGTCGACAGGTCAAGAGCGAGCCGGAGGTGACGGAGGCGCAGGCGTGGGCGGAGCAGGGCGCGAGGGTGGCCGAGAATCGCCTCTTTGACGAAGCCATCGAGTTCTTCGACCGGGCCCTCGAGCTCATGCCGAGGCAGCCGCTCGCGCTCCTCATGAAGGGGCGCACCCAGCTCGCGTTGGGCCACGACGGCAGGCCAGCGCTTCAAGCGTTCCTCTCCCATGCGCCAGCGACCATGGCGGCCGAGATCGAGCTCGCGAGGGCCGCCGCCGACGGTTACAAGGGGGGGCCCAAGCCACCAGCGGGTCGCGCCGTAGCCCCCGGCGCCATGTTGGGCGGAAGCGGCGCCGCCGACCTCTTTCCCATCACCGTCGTCGCGTCGATGATCCCCGAAGGTCGTCTGCTCGTGGCCGGCTGGTATCTCGATGTGCCGCTCGCCTTTGCGCGCAAGTGGGGCGTCGCGACTCACGCTCAGAAGGCGCTCTCGGTGAGCGGCCTCACGCACAGCGGTGACGCTTACGTAGGGCGATTCGAGGCCGACGCGACCGTCATGGGCGACGCTCACCTTGGCGCCGACGACGTTCGCCTCTGGGCGTCCCTGCTCGAGAGCGGCCGCATCGCGAGCCTCACCTTCGTCGGTAACCGCCCGTGGAGCGAAGCCGTCGAGGCGCGTGTGCGCGAGACGAACCGCGCGCTCGATTCGCGCGCCGTTCCGCTCGCGGGTCGCATCACGCTCCGCACGCTCGAAGTGGCGTAG